One segment of Scyliorhinus torazame isolate Kashiwa2021f chromosome 14, sScyTor2.1, whole genome shotgun sequence DNA contains the following:
- the LOC140389095 gene encoding E3 ubiquitin-protein ligase BRE1A-like, whose protein sequence is MKEREMPSVGSKRPAAEAHSVGPPEKSSNLEEPAGSSGAKVETIKLGSDTSTEELDIRTLQTKNRKLAEVIDQRQSIEDELREQIEKLVKRQATDDATLLILNRYWCQFDENVRIILQRWDLEQEQDSRDKLPEKKMLVVSDPEPDSDSNQERERREEREKDAVLYLSL, encoded by the exons ATGAAGGAGCGGGAGATGCCCAGCGTTGGCAGCAAGCGTCCTGCGGCAGAGGCTCATTCCGTGGGGCCTCCCGAAAAGTCATCTAACCTGGAGGAGCCTGCTGGGAGTTCTGGAGCCAAAGTGGAGACCATAAAGCTGGGGAGTGACACCTCCACG GAGGAGCTTGACATCCGAACTCTCCAGACTAAAAACCGGAAGCTTGCTGAGGTAATCGACCAGCGACAGAGCATTGAGGACGAGCTGAGGGAGCAAATCGAGAAGCTGGTGAAACGACAGGCGACAGATGATGCAACATTACTTATCCTGAACCGCTACTGGTGCCAG TTTGATGAGAATGTGCGGATCATCCTGCAGCGTTGGGATCTGGAGCAAGAGCAGGATAGCCGAGATAAGCTGCCTGAGAAGAAGATGCTGGTTGTATCTGACCCAGAGCCCGATTCCGACAGCAACCAGGAGCGGGAacgccgggaggagagagagaaag